From Cydia strobilella chromosome 4, ilCydStro3.1, whole genome shotgun sequence, the proteins below share one genomic window:
- the LOC134740709 gene encoding uncharacterized protein LOC134740709 — translation MATVQTAPEMSLSSAPMAVPQNKDLDLMALTMTALRLVNPWVKAEPEAWQEPREEPKDRIISLAEVSQHDTPRDCWVVIYDRVYDITTFIDEHPGGGDIMLEYAGQDASTAFRSSGHSRMAAKALDRFLIGELPMSERMYRRPGGIRLSDIPD, via the exons ATGGCAACGGTGCAAACTGCTCCTGAAATGAGCCTTTCGTCAGCTCCGATGGCCGTGCCGCAGAACAAAGATCTGGATCTGATGGCGCTCACCATGACCGCGCTGCGTCTGGTAAACCCCTGGGTGAAGGCCGAGCCCGAGGCCTGGCAGGAGCCCCGGGAGGAGCCGAAAGACCGCATCATCAGCCTCGCGGAGGTCAGCCAGCACGACACCCCGCGTGACTGTTGGGTCGTCATCTACGACCGCGTCTACGACATCACTACCTTCATTGATGAG CATCCCGGTGGAGGCGACATAATGCTGGAGTACGCGGGCCAGGACGCCAGCACGGCGTTCCGCAGCTCTGGGCATTCGCGCATGGCCGCCAAGGCGCTAGACCGGTTCCTCATCGGCGAACTGCCGATGAGCGAGCGCATGTACCGCCGCCCTGGAGGCATCCGACTCAGCGACATACCGGACTAA